One genomic segment of Helianthus annuus cultivar XRQ/B chromosome 14, HanXRQr2.0-SUNRISE, whole genome shotgun sequence includes these proteins:
- the LOC110904991 gene encoding APO protein 3, mitochondrial — translation MHLTFLSSTIAIGSLKKLQLSPTRILVFSRTLTVETISAPDGDQDPLYADIPKPAKSKSERKPYPTPMKILVQRAKQEREARKLQPCKLLEEPPENGLLVPELVGVAHQVYRARELILSGLSKLANVIPVLRCSHCFEVHIGQVGHGIRSCTGPKSGLRNATHVWRKGRIHDVMYFPKCFHLYDRVGKPRIIHNESRKVKQLPAIVELCIQAGLNLENHPTKRRTRPVYSIEGRIVDFETETDLVASEVTGTDCSIDLSLTKGLTMRELSILTLDSWFEMITGAKKIMERYKVHTCGYCPEVQVGPKGHKVRNCRASKHQSRNGMHAWQEATVFDLVGPNYVWHVADLSGPPLSNDLKRYYGKAPAVVEMCVQAGAPVPSEYRSMMRLDVVPPCRDELDLVT, via the exons ATGCACCTAACATTTTTGTCATCAACAATCGCTATCGGTTCTCTGAAGAAACTCCAATTAAGTCCAACCCGCATTTTAgttttctcaagaaccctaacagTAGAGACAATCTCGGCACCAGATGGCGACCAAGATCCTCTGTATGCAGACATACCGAAGCCTGCTAAGAGCAAGTCTGAGAGAAAACCCTACCCAACACCTATGAAAATTTTGGTTCAGAGAGCCAAGCAAGAGAGAGAAGCAAGAAAATTACAACCATGTAAACTTCTAGAAGAACCACCTGAAAATGGCCTACTTGTTCCTGAACTGGTTGGTGTTGCTCATCAAGTTTATCGAGCTAGGGAGTTGATATTATCGGGTTTATCAAAGCTTGCAAATGTTATTCCAGTTCTTCGATGCAG CCATTGCTTTGAGGTTCACATTGGTCAAGTAGGGCATGGGATCAGGAGTTGTACAGGTCCGAAAAGCGGTCTAAGAAACGCTACACACGTGTGGCGAAAAGGAAGAATTCATGATGTAATGTATTTTCCCAAATGCTTCCATCTTTATGACCGTGTTGGGAAGCCCAGAATTATACACAATGAGAGTCGTAAAGTTAAACAACTTCCTGCCATTGTAGAGCTTTGCATACAAGCGGGGCTGAACCTTGAAAACCACCCTACAAAGAGAAGAACCCGACCCGTATACAGCATAGAAGGTAGAATTGTCGATTTTGAGACAGAAACAGACTTAGTGGCTTCTGAAGTTACCGGGACTGATTGTAGTATAGATCTTTCTTTGACCAAAGGGTTGACTATGAGGGAATTAAGCATCTTGACACTTGATTCATGGTTTGAGATGATAACAGGGGCGAAGAAGATAATGGAGCGATACAAAGTGCATACATGTGGATATTGTCCCGAGGTTCAGGTTGGTCCAAAGGGGCATAAAGTTAGAAATTGTAGGGCGTCAAAACATCAATCTCGAAATGGTATGCATGCATGGCAAGAAGCGACGGTTTTTGATTTGGTGGGACCCAATTATGTATGGCATGTTGCTGACCTGTCAGGGCCTCCTTTGTCTAATGATCTGAAGAGGTATTATGGTAAGGCTCCCGCAGTGGTGGAGATGTGCGTGCAAGCAGGCGCACCTGTTCCGAGTGAATACAGGAGTATGATGAGATTAGATGTTGTTCCCCCATGTCGTGATGAATTGGATCTTGTTACATGA